The following proteins are co-located in the Oscillospiraceae bacterium genome:
- a CDS encoding alpha/beta-type small acid-soluble spore protein, which produces MKMAKKTLVPQAKAGLEKFKMEAASEVGVNLSNGYNGDLTAREAGSIGGQMVNLMMPEQQWKFQRINR; this is translated from the coding sequence ATGAAAATGGCTAAAAAAACATTAGTACCACAGGCAAAAGCAGGTCTTGAAAAATTTAAAATGGAAGCTGCTTCTGAAGTTGGTGTTAATTTATCAAATGGTTACAATGGTGATTTAACAGCAAGAGAAGCAGGTTCTATCGGCGGACAAATGGTTAATCTGATGATGCCAGAACAACAATGGAAGTTCCAAAGAATTAACCG